One region of Malania oleifera isolate guangnan ecotype guangnan chromosome 6, ASM2987363v1, whole genome shotgun sequence genomic DNA includes:
- the LOC131157160 gene encoding uncharacterized protein LOC131157160 isoform X2 produces the protein MGAPESVETYRFGLDEAYRSLPWLYLAFASLWLLSACSWALNTHKYRHFQVNNLQWTLASVPLIKALQLILSFLFWYPCFNLQICSLWMSFGVYVTGVLFQTASFMCFLLISYGYCITCEHLSVHERRTIATLGCVFYLTLVGYRASVPYFTVLLLLIYFISFYLIFHHISQNLVVLQEQMSFIEDEDVHAMHDAVHTKYIMFKKFQTAMHLVAMAEIVYINMEDSSENYWLRLFVREWAQFCIFLYIGWTFRSQDLAPRFSVMPTLKSIREIVLPPIYSIEMDVAAFKEFNNHEWHIGVPTSPLSDESFKDSVLVIIQHPHVLRSTSANTSTSGSTSVSTNTTTYFNQDSCLCRS, from the exons ATGGGTGCCCCGGAGAGTGTTGAAACGTACCGTTTCGGCCTGGACGAAGCGTATCGATCTCTCCCTTGGCTCTACCTGGCCTTCGCCTCCCTCTGGTTACTCTCAGCTTGTTCTTGGGCGCTAAACACCCACAAATACCGCCATTTTCAG GTTAACAATTTGCAGTGGACTCTTGCTTCTGTCCCATTGATTAAAGCACTACAACTCATCCTATCCTTTCTATTTTG GTATCCCTGCTTTAATCTTCAGATATGTTCTCTGTGGATGTCATTTGGGGTGTATGTGACTGGTGTTCTCTTTCAGACAGCTTCTTTTATGTGCTTCTTGCTCATTTCATATGGTTACTGCATAACATGTGAGCATCTTTCAGTACATGAGCGCCGGACTATAGCTACACTTGGATGTGTCTTTTACTTGACGCTTGTTGGTTATAGAGCTTCAGTGCCTTACTTCACA GTCCTTCTGctgcttatttattttatttcattttatttaattttccaTCATATATCTCAAAATCTAGTTGTGTTGCAAGAACAAATGAGTTTTATTGAGGATGAGGATGTCCATGCAATGCATGATGCAGTTCATACAAAATACATTATGTTCAA GAAATTTCAAACTGCAATGCATTTGGTAGCCATGGCAGAAATT GTATATATTAACATGGAGGACTCATCAGAAAATTACTGGCTTCGCTTGTTTGTTCGAGAATGGGCACAATTTTGCATTTTTCTATATATTGG GTGGACATTTAGGTCACAAGACTTGGCACCACGCTTCTCTGTTATGCCCACTCTAAAATCCATCAGGGAAATAGTCCTACCTCCCATCTATAGCATT GAAATGGATGTAGCGGCTTTTAAAGAATTTAATAATCATGAATGGCACATTGGTGTG CCAACTTCTCCTCTCTCTGATGAAAGCTTCAAAGATTCAGTTTTGGTTATAATTCAGCACCCGCATGTACTCAGATCAACTTCAGCAAACACCTCCACTTCAGGCTCAACCAGTGTCTCTACTAATACCACCACATATTTCAATCAAGATTCATGTTTATGCAGGAGTTAA
- the LOC131157160 gene encoding uncharacterized protein LOC131157160 isoform X1 translates to MGAPESVETYRFGLDEAYRSLPWLYLAFASLWLLSACSWALNTHKYRHFQVNNLQWTLASVPLIKALQLILSFLFWYPCFNLQICSLWMSFGVYVTGVLFQTASFMCFLLISYGYCITCEHLSVHERRTIATLGCVFYLTLVGYRASVPYFTVLLLLIYFISFYLIFHHISQNLVVLQEQMSFIEDEDVHAMHDAVHTKYIMFKKFQTAMHLVAMAEIVVYINMEDSSENYWLRLFVREWAQFCIFLYIGWTFRSQDLAPRFSVMPTLKSIREIVLPPIYSIEMDVAAFKEFNNHEWHIGVPTSPLSDESFKDSVLVIIQHPHVLRSTSANTSTSGSTSVSTNTTTYFNQDSCLCRS, encoded by the exons ATGGGTGCCCCGGAGAGTGTTGAAACGTACCGTTTCGGCCTGGACGAAGCGTATCGATCTCTCCCTTGGCTCTACCTGGCCTTCGCCTCCCTCTGGTTACTCTCAGCTTGTTCTTGGGCGCTAAACACCCACAAATACCGCCATTTTCAG GTTAACAATTTGCAGTGGACTCTTGCTTCTGTCCCATTGATTAAAGCACTACAACTCATCCTATCCTTTCTATTTTG GTATCCCTGCTTTAATCTTCAGATATGTTCTCTGTGGATGTCATTTGGGGTGTATGTGACTGGTGTTCTCTTTCAGACAGCTTCTTTTATGTGCTTCTTGCTCATTTCATATGGTTACTGCATAACATGTGAGCATCTTTCAGTACATGAGCGCCGGACTATAGCTACACTTGGATGTGTCTTTTACTTGACGCTTGTTGGTTATAGAGCTTCAGTGCCTTACTTCACA GTCCTTCTGctgcttatttattttatttcattttatttaattttccaTCATATATCTCAAAATCTAGTTGTGTTGCAAGAACAAATGAGTTTTATTGAGGATGAGGATGTCCATGCAATGCATGATGCAGTTCATACAAAATACATTATGTTCAA GAAATTTCAAACTGCAATGCATTTGGTAGCCATGGCAGAAATTGTG GTATATATTAACATGGAGGACTCATCAGAAAATTACTGGCTTCGCTTGTTTGTTCGAGAATGGGCACAATTTTGCATTTTTCTATATATTGG GTGGACATTTAGGTCACAAGACTTGGCACCACGCTTCTCTGTTATGCCCACTCTAAAATCCATCAGGGAAATAGTCCTACCTCCCATCTATAGCATT GAAATGGATGTAGCGGCTTTTAAAGAATTTAATAATCATGAATGGCACATTGGTGTG CCAACTTCTCCTCTCTCTGATGAAAGCTTCAAAGATTCAGTTTTGGTTATAATTCAGCACCCGCATGTACTCAGATCAACTTCAGCAAACACCTCCACTTCAGGCTCAACCAGTGTCTCTACTAATACCACCACATATTTCAATCAAGATTCATGTTTATGCAGGAGTTAA
- the LOC131157160 gene encoding uncharacterized protein LOC131157160 isoform X3: MGAPESVETYRFGLDEAYRSLPWLYLAFASLWLLSACSWALNTHKYRHFQVNNLQWTLASVPLIKALQLILSFLFWYPCFNLQICSLWMSFGVYVTGVLFQTASFMCFLLISYGYCITCEHLSVHERRTIATLGCVFYLTLVGYRASVPYFTVLLLLIYFISFYLIFHHISQNLVVLQEQMSFIEDEDVHAMHDAVHTKYIMFKKFQTAMHLVAMAEIVVYINMEDSSENYWLRLFVREWAQFCIFLYIGYVFVALVGLLLVVTVSHDQVGGGHLGHKTWHHASLLCPL; encoded by the exons ATGGGTGCCCCGGAGAGTGTTGAAACGTACCGTTTCGGCCTGGACGAAGCGTATCGATCTCTCCCTTGGCTCTACCTGGCCTTCGCCTCCCTCTGGTTACTCTCAGCTTGTTCTTGGGCGCTAAACACCCACAAATACCGCCATTTTCAG GTTAACAATTTGCAGTGGACTCTTGCTTCTGTCCCATTGATTAAAGCACTACAACTCATCCTATCCTTTCTATTTTG GTATCCCTGCTTTAATCTTCAGATATGTTCTCTGTGGATGTCATTTGGGGTGTATGTGACTGGTGTTCTCTTTCAGACAGCTTCTTTTATGTGCTTCTTGCTCATTTCATATGGTTACTGCATAACATGTGAGCATCTTTCAGTACATGAGCGCCGGACTATAGCTACACTTGGATGTGTCTTTTACTTGACGCTTGTTGGTTATAGAGCTTCAGTGCCTTACTTCACA GTCCTTCTGctgcttatttattttatttcattttatttaattttccaTCATATATCTCAAAATCTAGTTGTGTTGCAAGAACAAATGAGTTTTATTGAGGATGAGGATGTCCATGCAATGCATGATGCAGTTCATACAAAATACATTATGTTCAA GAAATTTCAAACTGCAATGCATTTGGTAGCCATGGCAGAAATTGTG GTATATATTAACATGGAGGACTCATCAGAAAATTACTGGCTTCGCTTGTTTGTTCGAGAATGGGCACAATTTTGCATTTTTCTATATATTGGGTATGTCTTTGTTGCTTTAGTTGGACTACTCCTGGTAGTGACGGTGAGTCATGACCAAGTAGGAG GTGGACATTTAGGTCACAAGACTTGGCACCACGCTTCTCTGTTATGCCCACTCTAA
- the LOC131158472 gene encoding uncharacterized protein LOC131158472, which produces MSVTEYMSKFDELSIRCGIEESMSQQISRFRIGLKPKLRKELFPHHIDSLEHAFKLAHDCEQMSKTHLSRKFGTPSNDTNQRKATSYVRTRPTNTGQVTSRGSNPTVQQPVDKGKAPMNGSSKQVSGSDVCYKCHKRGHLSKQCATRNLAIEREEEEDQEKDILTFLKK; this is translated from the coding sequence ATGAGTGTGACTGAGTACATGAGTAAGTTTGATGAGCTATCTATTAGATGTGGAATAGAAGAAAGCATGAGCCAACAGATTTCTAGGTTTAGGATTGGCCTGAAACCTAAACTTAGAAAAGAGTTGTTTCCTCACCACATTGATTCCCTTGAGCATGCTTTTAAATTGGCACATGATTGTGAGCAGATGAGTAAAACCCATTTGAGTAGGAAATTTGGAACCCCCTCTAATGACACCAACCAAAGAAAGGCCACATCGTATGTGAGGACTAGACCTACCAACACTGGTCAAGTTACCTCAAGAGGTAGCAATCCCACTGTCCAGCAGCCTGTGGACAAAGGGAAGGCTCCTATGAATGGGTCCTCCAAACAAGTGTCTGGAAGTGATGTGTGCTATAAGTGTCATAAAAGAGGTCATCTTTCCAAGCAATGCGCCACTAGAAACCTAGCCattgaaagagaagaagaagaagatcagGAGAAGGACATCCTTACATTCCTAAAGAAGTAG